Proteins encoded within one genomic window of Humulus lupulus chromosome 1, drHumLupu1.1, whole genome shotgun sequence:
- the LOC133813660 gene encoding uncharacterized protein LOC133813660 — protein MTHCGPIEQLSRHHWGCHHIIWCLPVEFEHRAYWAIQILNMDFQLAGEKRLLQLNELEEMRLLSYENAKLYKEKIKRWKDKHIQPRVFEEGQRVLLFNSRLKLFPGKLKSRWSSPFLVVKVYPYGVVELCEEGSGREFSVNGQRLKHYWGEVERNKCSISLKDP, from the coding sequence atgaCACATTGTGGGCCTATAGAACAACTTTCAAGACACCATTGGGGATGTCACCATATCATTTGGTGTTTACCGGTGGAATTTGAGCACCGTGCTTATTGGGCTATTCAAATACTCAACATGGATTTTCAACTTGCAGGAGAAAAGAGATTGTTGCAGCTGAATGAATTAGAAGAGATGCGCTTACTCTCTTATGAAAATGCCAAACTTTACAAGGAGAAAATAAAAAGATGGAAAGACAAGCATATTCAACCAAGAGTGTTTGAAGAGGGCCAGCGAGTTTTGCTCTTTAACTCGCGTTTGAAGCTATTTCCAGGCAAGCTCAAGTCAAGATGGTCGAGTCCATTCTTGGTGGTTAAGGTGTATCCCTATGGAGTGGTGGAATTGTGTGAAGAAGGCTCTGGAAGAGAATTTAGCGTTAATGGCCAAAGACTCAAGCACTATTGGGGAGAGGTTGAGCGAAACAAGTGCTCAATCTCTTTGAAGGATCCTTGA